Within Planococcus citri chromosome 2, ihPlaCitr1.1, whole genome shotgun sequence, the genomic segment tttttttttttttttttttttattaaagcgTAAATTGcagatattgaattttcaaaaattcactaaaaataaaaaaaggaataTGAACTGCTGAAAACTATATTTTATTGACCTAATTTTAAATTGTGGTAGGTCGTTGTCTTTTTCAATAACCGAAACTGGATCTTgaccttttcaaaattgtattagcctatttttcgtgaattattttcttcgaatcggaaatgaatattttttattcacgaTACCTACACTCTAATTAAAAAGTCCTATaagtacatttatgtacttactggtaaaaagagaaattattcactttcaaCTTCCCATTATCTAATCTTCTGCGAATGTTATTCAATTTCACGAACAACGGAAAATCCACTAacgtaataaataaaaaatcacggTCGTCTTAATTGAAATATAGTATAGGTGCTACATGGCGTCTGGGTATATCTGCATGGAGATAAATATAAGGGAATTCCATCGATATCGATAGACCTATCGTACCTGTAGCAGAATTACACGTATGGAGATATAAAAACACGATAATTAGTGTGCACACACTTAAATTAATcggccatttttatcaaagagaaagagtataggtacctaatcttgAGTTGAAAAAGGGTTCGAAAGTACGAATAACGTTATGTACATTATTTTATCGATGTAATCTTACAATGTAAGTATACTTATTGCTCAATGCTGATGACGATCTGATTATaacattttgattaaattttgcgTGTTAGAACAGCAGCAACAGGACCAGCTTTAGGTATAATCGCAGCAAGTTATTCGTATTGCAATCGAGTAGCAGTAATTACCTCGTTCACTATTGGTATGGGTTTAATGGGCGCCTTTGTACCAAGTTTGAAAGTCAACCCTTTAGATCTGAGTCCTAATTTCGCCGGCAGTTTGATGGCATTTGTTGGCGGAACTGGAGCAATTTCCGGTATTTTTGCACCTTTCGTGGTCGGAGTATTGACTACACATGTAATTAATATAATATTTcttcgaataataataatatttaaaatagcAAATATATGaccaataatacatattataattcgATTAGGGAACTCTGACGGAATGGAGGAATGTATTCTGGATAGCATTTTACGTACTGATTGTTACAAATATCGTATACTTCATTCTTGGTTCCGGTGAAGTACAACCATGGAATGAAGAAGCATCCAGTAGCGATGCTGACCAAACTGAAGATGATCCTTCGAGGAGGAACACAATACCTGAGATTTCCATTCAAGAAGGTGCCGAAAGAGCTGAGTTCAAGAGAAAGATGAGTTATATTAATGGTATACCCATTGATCCTAGTCGTAGACGAAGTGTATTTGTTGAAAGACCGTTGatcttttagaaaaatattaacGTACTCGCATCGACTGAATTGTTACCGAAAAATATTCGACATAATAATGAGGATTAAAACAACAATTTATTTGACTAATGGTTAAcaaaataatcataataataactcgataataataataatgaagaaatcacaaaaattttcaataaaggcAATGAAGAGCTGTAAATATTGTAGATTTTATTACAtgtattttatgattttcttttttttttttttttttttttttttgaaaaatacatcgcCTTCATAATTTGTGTAGTATACAATTATTCGtgttaaataaataattaaatattaataaaaatatcaactttataGGTAAATTaacaatgaatgaaaatgaatcaatcaaTAACTCAGTAATGCAAATACAATAAAATGATCAACTTGTTTCAACGGcagtaaaaataaatacttatcaCAATTGTTATTAAatgggtaggtaatttttaaaattgaaatggtaaTACTGGGGATAAAATACTATCATCATCGTTATTTCTatatattcattaaaaatcctCAATACGATGATAAAAATTACAGGTATGTAgttgttttgaacaaaaaagatGAATAATACTCTGTTTGAAAAACTCGATGGGTTGGTAACTGCTTAAAATAGAAAACCTTAAATCTGGTGCAAATTTGGTTCAGAACTTTGTTCGTTATCTTTTTACATACTGAAATCACAACgttagtaaaattgaatttcctcaAAGAAAATTGCGAAACAATACTCGCCCTGAAAGAGAAGAAACTTTAGAAGTTTTCTTTCGGTCTATTCCTTCAGACACTTGAGATACATCTGGATGTAAGACTAGAATACGATTCTAGAAATCTATACCGGCAATGTCGATGGCAAATTCAACACAGTCGCAATTATTTTGCAACTTCTTCGATCACTGGCATCGAAAACTTTCGTAAGATTCAACCTTCTGAATTAGTATAAGGACTAAGGAGGGGAAAAAACAGGAATAAATAAAACGAACACACTTAATAACGAAAAGAATTGCAGGAATAATATGTACAGTAAagtgaaaagaggaagaaaaagaaaacgaaaattattCATCCGATGCATCTAAATTCATCATGGCTAATCTTGTTTCTAAATCATCGTTTGAATGAGATCGAACTGAAGTACGAATACCGGAAATGCCCTTCTTAGGTATGCTAGAGAGATCTCTTTTTATTCGTCTGTTTCTCAGGACATTTTGCTTTTGACGTTGTTCCATTTCGTTGAAATCAATTGTATAGATTTTTCCGGCGATGGATACTTCGCAGGTAGATACACCTTGTTTATACGATAGCTCGATATCTCGACTGGTACGTTCATCGTACTGCCACCAACCTGGAAAATCAGAATGGACATTTTCATCTAGTTTTACCATATTTCCATCCATTTATGTTTGTTGATTTGAATGAATAATTagataatttatgatttttgttcGTATTGTTTCAGatattcagaaaatcaagttcaCCATACAGgcctatgtacttgaaa encodes:
- the LOC135834233 gene encoding E3 ubiquitin-protein ligase RNF146-like isoform X1 translates to MAEKPATTKVYTANSSDSIDCAVCLQQCVYPTVLPCGHVFCYLCIKGLGRTTKTCAMCRKEFSPDLLENPTLLHPIDSSSEPAFDDGHQWFYEGRNGWWQYDERTSRDIELSYKQGVSTCEVSIAGKIYTIDFNEMEQRQKQNVLRNRRIKRDLSSIPKKGISGIRTSVRSHSNDDLETRLAMMNLDASDE